In the Octopus bimaculoides isolate UCB-OBI-ISO-001 chromosome 18, ASM119413v2, whole genome shotgun sequence genome, one interval contains:
- the LOC106871990 gene encoding uncharacterized protein LOC106871990 encodes MTWRKMPSPTLSALISNPTLREFLQPKRSEHLPVKPPPLLKEMPEELKELAASGTTSPIQMRCKMNITPAIVSENFVLPSEDENTECRSYIENDLNKRIQLEKNQLGKKIRERIANLLGLVSDDTLLYS; translated from the exons ATGACATGGAGAAAAATGCCATCACCAACTTTATCTGCCCTAATTTCCAATCCCACTCTTAGAGAATTCCTGCAACCAAAACG tTCTGAACATTTACCAGTCAAGCCTCCACCATTGTTGAAGGAGATGCCAGAGGAATTGAAAGAATTAGCAGC ATCTGGCACTACAAGCCCAATACAAATGAGGTGTAAAATGAACATCACCCCTGCCATTGTTAGCGAGAACTTTGTTCTCCCATCAGAAGACGAAAATACAGAATGCAG GTCCTACATAGAAAATGATCTGAACAAGCGAATACAGCTTGAGAAAAACCAGCTTGGAAAGAAGATAAGAGAACGGATAGCAAACCTGCTGGGCTTAGTTTCTGATGACACACTGCTTTATTCATAA